From Elusimicrobiota bacterium, a single genomic window includes:
- a CDS encoding PD-(D/E)XK nuclease family protein: protein MKVIITNSQIELFKECRLKYKFAYLDLLTPKVPSSKLFLGAGIHEGLKAYYSNQKDLDTAKKSFANYVNTQIKDIENQIELTDEQLEEITQANKLGLSMLEEYDKFAKVQDDFEIVFPEKEFLVPVITPFGHKSTKFMFAGKVDGLVKKNNAYWLMEHKTTSSVSSGYLSNLVLDEQVTAYIWALQKQENIEIVGCIYNIIRKQLPSPKVKNPIVYREQVYRSQKDIADFQTQLHRICLEISHPAIYRHPTDDCSWKCAYRTLCIEDTDEARMQFRIKEKINEELKTISPDKNQGAEKEETDGYQNH from the coding sequence GCTGAAATATAAATTTGCCTATCTTGATTTGCTCACTCCAAAAGTTCCTTCAAGTAAATTATTTCTCGGTGCAGGCATTCATGAGGGCTTGAAAGCATATTATTCAAACCAGAAAGATTTGGACACAGCAAAGAAATCTTTCGCTAACTATGTGAATACTCAAATTAAAGATATAGAAAATCAAATAGAACTTACTGATGAACAACTTGAAGAAATAACACAGGCCAATAAACTTGGTCTATCTATGCTTGAAGAATATGACAAATTTGCCAAGGTGCAGGACGATTTTGAAATTGTCTTCCCGGAAAAAGAGTTTTTAGTACCCGTAATCACTCCTTTCGGACATAAATCAACAAAATTTATGTTTGCTGGTAAAGTAGATGGTTTAGTCAAGAAGAATAATGCTTACTGGTTGATGGAACATAAGACCACTTCTTCTGTAAGCAGTGGTTACCTATCTAATTTAGTTTTAGATGAGCAGGTTACTGCTTATATCTGGGCATTACAAAAACAGGAGAATATAGAAATAGTTGGTTGTATCTATAACATTATCCGCAAACAATTACCCTCTCCGAAAGTAAAAAATCCAATAGTTTATCGAGAACAAGTTTATCGCAGTCAAAAAGATATTGCCGATTTTCAGACACAGTTACACCGTATCTGTTTAGAAATAAGTCATCCTGCTATATATCGTCATCCTACTGATGACTGTTCCTGGAAATGTGCATACAGGACACTTTGTATTGAAGATACTGATGAAGCAAGAATGCAATTTCGTATAAAAGAAAAAATCAATGAAGAATTAAAAACTATCTCTCCTGATAAAAATCAGGGAGCAGAAAAGGAGGAGACCGATGGGTATCAAAATCATTAA
- a CDS encoding ATP-binding protein codes for MGIKIIKSNEGRSQYLRMMVYGVPGSGKTVFGSTAPDPLILDAEAGLLSIADKKLDTVKIETFQDVINVFNFLKTEKLAYKTVVIDSLTELQRKSMDLILSKAGRDRATIGDWGMNIDQVRNIIRYFRDLEMNLLLICLNEERKDEDAGIIMQRPALQGRTLPEEVMGYVDVVGYLFTKEVEGTEGKKQLVRKILCQPHERAYAKDRSGKLDRFEEPDFKKIYTKIFGSPSSSTQERSSVNKDKEASHESKR; via the coding sequence ATGGGTATCAAAATCATTAAATCAAATGAAGGTAGGTCACAGTATCTGAGAATGATGGTTTACGGAGTTCCGGGCAGTGGTAAAACCGTCTTTGGTTCAACAGCACCTGACCCATTAATTCTTGATGCAGAAGCAGGATTACTTTCTATTGCTGATAAGAAGTTAGATACTGTGAAAATAGAAACATTTCAGGATGTAATCAATGTGTTTAACTTCCTGAAAACTGAGAAGCTTGCTTATAAAACTGTGGTGATTGATTCATTGACCGAATTACAACGCAAGAGCATGGATTTAATTCTATCTAAAGCAGGCAGAGACCGAGCAACAATCGGTGACTGGGGTATGAATATTGACCAGGTGAGAAACATTATCAGATATTTTCGTGATTTAGAGATGAACCTGCTATTGATATGTCTTAATGAAGAAAGAAAAGATGAAGATGCAGGAATAATTATGCAAAGACCAGCATTACAGGGTAGAACATTGCCAGAAGAAGTTATGGGTTACGTTGATGTTGTTGGTTATCTGTTCACTAAAGAAGTTGAAGGAACAGAAGGTAAAAAACAATTAGTGAGAAAAATCTTATGTCAGCCACACGAACGTGCCTATGCTAAAGACAGGTCCGGTAAACTTGATAGGTTTGAAGAACCGGATTTTAAAAAAATCTATACCAAAATATTTGGTTCACCCAGTTCCTCTACACAGGAGCGGAGTTCAGTAAATAAGGACAAGGAGGCCAGTCATGAGAGTAAGAGATGA
- a CDS encoding DUF669 domain-containing protein — MRVRDDFSQAGQFDLIPQGTYRVEVAKVKLKETDEGNEYYAWDFVITSGEYEGRHLFLNTSRLPQALFRLQQLLQCLGFSAAGIYEWDTDEVRGRELQVKVTHEMYQGKIREKVEPIINSSTQELNKEKQSEREDELRPSRMGEDEEIPF, encoded by the coding sequence ATGAGAGTAAGAGATGATTTTTCACAAGCAGGACAGTTTGATTTGATCCCTCAGGGAACTTATAGGGTAGAAGTAGCAAAAGTAAAGTTAAAAGAAACAGATGAAGGTAATGAGTATTATGCCTGGGATTTTGTTATTACTTCCGGTGAATACGAAGGCAGGCACTTGTTTTTGAATACATCTCGTTTACCACAGGCACTTTTCAGATTACAGCAACTCTTACAGTGTTTAGGTTTTAGTGCAGCCGGCATATATGAATGGGATACTGATGAAGTAAGAGGCAGAGAACTGCAAGTAAAAGTAACTCACGAGATGTATCAAGGCAAAATTCGTGAAAAAGTTGAACCAATAATAAATTCATCAACTCAAGAATTAAATAAAGAAAAACAATCAGAACGGGAAGATGAATTACGTCCGTCGCGGATGGGCGAAGATGAAGAAATCCCTTTCTGA
- a CDS encoding helix-turn-helix domain-containing protein has translation MKEITIAFGNEIQLATDKKTGKDYYVRISTEFRNEQLRELKGAALSVLLCMGLHANEKGECWVSNKTIMEETGYALQAIKKAKKFLEDKKYLHRSQRRKEGRFTTSIYVLFSPLVENQPTVEAPLVEKDTTVPLDEKTAVVKSSHGTNYISTEEEPGKGIEEKPGNIEEVAGSCSKEPSPAVIQITETIKSCKVVKIPEARITTIVEAWLDTYKTIDIATEIKKADCWLLSNPNKRYHNYSRFLTNWFNKTLDYKPVNFTRNRFDGRRQYHPKGEPGKYDGIEE, from the coding sequence ATGAAAGAAATAACCATTGCTTTTGGTAATGAAATACAGCTTGCCACAGATAAGAAGACAGGGAAAGATTATTATGTAAGAATATCTACTGAATTTAGAAATGAACAATTGAGAGAACTAAAAGGAGCAGCATTGTCTGTTTTACTTTGTATGGGGCTTCATGCAAATGAGAAAGGAGAATGCTGGGTGAGTAATAAAACGATTATGGAAGAGACCGGGTATGCTTTGCAGGCAATAAAAAAGGCAAAGAAATTTTTAGAAGATAAAAAATACCTTCATCGTTCCCAAAGAAGAAAAGAAGGTAGGTTTACAACAAGCATATATGTATTATTTTCACCGTTGGTTGAAAATCAGCCCACGGTAGAAGCACCGTTGGTTGAAAAAGATACCACGGTACCGTTGGATGAAAAAACCGCTGTGGTAAAATCATCCCACGGTACTAATTATATAAGTACTGAAGAAGAACCAGGTAAAGGTATCGAAGAAAAACCAGGTAATATTGAAGAAGTAGCAGGCTCGTGTTCAAAAGAACCCTCGCCTGCCGTAATTCAGATAACTGAAACCATAAAATCCTGCAAAGTTGTTAAGATACCAGAAGCAAGAATCACTACAATTGTGGAAGCATGGCTGGATACTTACAAAACAATTGATATAGCAACTGAAATAAAAAAGGCAGATTGCTGGCTTTTATCCAATCCCAACAAAAGATATCACAATTATAGCCGATTTTTGACAAACTGGTTTAATAAGACACTTGATTATAAACCTGTTAACTTCACAAGGAATAGATTTGATGGAAGAAGACAATATCATCCCAAAGGTGAACCAGGAAAATACGACGGAATTGAAGAATAA
- a CDS encoding ATP-binding protein produces MEEDNIIPKVNQENTTELKNNLPECPYQAEKCVICGKLVEPFYVEPVKIGDRPFGGWFPPDDKCEECQEKERKEQEEKHNPDRKLISAGLSPQHLNLTFENFEITPENEKACKVIKQYTEKPQGGLCITGPCGIGKTHLVVSVARKLILSDKKCRFVSVPELLLEIRSIFDKRSVQTEEELIEEYVGYEYLFLDDFGAEKVTDWSLETLYLIIDRRLRNLKHELIITSNLDLNEISENLSDRIASRITEMCRVVKLVGKDWRLKKKIKR; encoded by the coding sequence ATGGAAGAAGACAATATCATCCCAAAGGTGAACCAGGAAAATACGACGGAATTGAAGAATAATTTACCGGAATGTCCGTATCAGGCAGAAAAATGTGTCATTTGTGGTAAATTAGTAGAACCATTTTATGTTGAACCAGTAAAAATTGGTGACCGGCCATTTGGGGGTTGGTTTCCACCGGATGATAAATGTGAAGAATGTCAGGAAAAAGAACGAAAAGAACAGGAAGAGAAGCACAATCCTGACCGTAAACTTATTTCTGCAGGGTTATCACCACAACACTTGAACCTGACATTTGAGAACTTTGAAATAACTCCAGAGAATGAAAAAGCATGCAAAGTTATCAAGCAATATACAGAAAAACCGCAAGGTGGATTATGTATTACCGGGCCTTGCGGTATAGGCAAAACACATTTAGTAGTATCTGTAGCAAGAAAACTTATTCTTTCAGATAAAAAATGCAGGTTTGTAAGTGTACCTGAACTTTTGCTTGAAATCAGGTCCATATTTGACAAACGGTCAGTGCAAACCGAAGAAGAACTCATTGAAGAATATGTTGGTTATGAATACTTATTTCTTGATGATTTTGGTGCAGAAAAAGTTACTGATTGGTCATTAGAGACACTTTATTTGATAATAGATAGACGCCTGCGTAACTTAAAACATGAACTCATCATAACCAGCAATCTGGATTTAAATGAAATCAGTGAGAATTTAAGTGACAGGATTGCTTCTCGTATTACAGAGATGTGCAGGGTAGTTAAACTCGTTGGCAAGGATTGGAGATTAAAGAAAAAGATAAAAAGATGA
- a CDS encoding RusA family crossover junction endodeoxyribonuclease — protein sequence MKIVIPEIPSSLNKIFAMHWAERQREKARWSDLIAWKILTQKLKPIKGQVKIKLVYYFKTKGSHDYDNYSGKFILDGLKGKVIKDDSQRIVTELTHEFHYDPENPRIEILIESIEQ from the coding sequence GTGAAAATAGTAATTCCAGAAATACCGTCATCGCTGAATAAGATATTTGCCATGCACTGGGCTGAAAGACAAAGAGAAAAGGCACGCTGGTCAGATTTAATTGCCTGGAAGATATTAACTCAAAAGTTAAAACCAATAAAAGGTCAGGTAAAAATAAAGTTAGTTTATTACTTCAAGACGAAAGGTTCTCATGATTATGATAACTACAGTGGAAAATTTATTCTTGATGGACTCAAAGGAAAAGTAATTAAAGACGACAGTCAAAGAATAGTTACTGAACTCACTCACGAGTTTCATTATGATCCTGAAAATCCAAGAATAGAAATTTTAATTGAATCAATAGAACAATGA
- a CDS encoding DNA methyltransferase yields MKAKLLDTINRIYETQLCKLELESLGAEDVSFDLDNLEFKFAFDPEQRDYLSNRTSWLTSIDGKDTWITKIIDINRKILRKYADIWFSHFTYPFKARFRPPVARSLINIVNPEPDGIILDNFCGSGTTQVEAILLGLDSVGIDINPFYTFLTQAQREFYIRKLTDGEIAEKFFIEVSQNPDRFKNAMLAGTIHPLMFVIYSYATCMHFPDSQKAFNRKFLEMKTLQDEWSRLNTEKSLELGEIKTVTDTAEKLEFPDNYFSGIVTSPPYSNALDYTKENRGAPEFFPVTDELKRQYEPVKKPDLYFEMMSKAISEMVRVLKLGKKIGFIIGNQRKKNEIIPIVDWSIEEFEKNNCKLLFNIPQLISSTGTWNILVDHILILQKRVSDD; encoded by the coding sequence ATGAAAGCGAAACTACTGGATACAATAAATAGAATCTATGAAACGCAACTCTGTAAACTTGAACTTGAATCATTAGGAGCAGAAGATGTCAGTTTTGATTTAGATAACCTTGAGTTTAAGTTCGCATTTGATCCTGAACAAAGGGATTATTTAAGTAACCGTACAAGTTGGCTGACTTCTATTGATGGCAAAGATACCTGGATAACAAAAATTATTGATATTAACAGAAAAATCCTACGCAAATACGCTGATATATGGTTCAGTCACTTCACCTATCCATTCAAAGCAAGGTTCAGGCCACCTGTTGCCCGGTCTCTTATAAATATCGTTAATCCTGAACCTGATGGTATTATACTTGATAACTTCTGTGGGAGCGGTACTACGCAGGTAGAAGCAATATTATTAGGTTTGGATTCAGTTGGAATTGACATCAATCCATTTTACACATTTTTAACTCAAGCACAAAGAGAATTCTATATTCGCAAACTAACCGACGGTGAGATAGCAGAAAAGTTTTTCATTGAAGTTAGCCAGAACCCGGATAGATTCAAAAATGCCATGCTTGCAGGAACAATTCATCCATTAATGTTTGTGATTTACTCTTATGCGACCTGTATGCATTTTCCCGATTCACAGAAAGCATTTAACAGGAAATTCCTTGAGATGAAAACCTTACAGGATGAATGGTCTAGATTAAACACAGAAAAAAGTTTAGAACTCGGTGAAATTAAAACAGTAACAGACACAGCAGAAAAACTTGAATTTCCTGATAATTATTTTTCAGGTATTGTAACTTCACCACCGTACAGTAATGCTCTTGATTACACTAAAGAAAATCGTGGAGCGCCAGAATTCTTTCCTGTTACTGATGAACTTAAACGACAGTATGAACCTGTAAAGAAGCCAGACCTTTATTTTGAAATGATGAGTAAAGCCATCAGTGAAATGGTGAGAGTATTAAAGCTAGGAAAGAAAATCGGATTTATTATTGGTAATCAAAGAAAAAAGAACGAAATTATACCTATTGTTGACTGGAGCATAGAAGAGTTTGAAAAAAATAACTGTAAATTGCTCTTCAATATTCCACAACTTATATCAAGCACAGGTACATGGAATATACTTGTGGACCACATATTAATTTTACAGAAAAGAGTTTCAGATGATTAA
- a CDS encoding 3D domain-containing protein codes for MINKTKIICLFGLVIYFVTCFTSGFFFYRYSSIKNEYENYRTSVSYLENYHVWYGIFNTTLYTLHQSECSKNKEHRYYGITKSGYRAVRNRTVAVDPKIVRLGSILIDIETGKKYIAEDTGSNVKGFHIDIFIGEGTKENRKKADKYGMQRKLFIVID; via the coding sequence ATGATTAACAAAACAAAGATAATCTGCTTGTTTGGATTGGTAATATATTTCGTTACATGTTTTACATCTGGATTCTTTTTTTACAGATATTCAAGTATTAAAAATGAGTATGAAAATTACAGGACTTCTGTTAGTTATTTAGAGAATTATCATGTGTGGTATGGAATCTTTAATACAACTTTATACACATTGCATCAATCTGAATGTAGCAAAAATAAGGAACACAGATATTACGGTATAACAAAATCAGGTTACAGGGCTGTAAGAAACAGGACAGTAGCTGTTGACCCTAAAATTGTCAGATTAGGATCTATCCTCATAGATATTGAAACAGGGAAGAAATACATAGCTGAAGATACGGGTAGTAATGTGAAAGGTTTCCATATAGATATATTTATCGGTGAAGGAACAAAAGAGAACAGAAAGAAAGCTGATAAATATGGTATGCAGAGAAAACTATTCATAGTTATTGATTAA
- a CDS encoding site-specific DNA-methyltransferase produces the protein MKFPDDCLNRIYCAETLKFLRTLPDDVIDMGVTSAPYNKGENKKGWLVADVKYSNTSDRFPEDFYQQNQIDVLDEMFRIIKSCGSFFYNHKIRWEKGKMFHPMDWLRKTKWTIRQEIIWDRMIAANIRGWRFWQVEERIYWLYKPEGRNLIGEELEPEHALLTSIWRFPPEQKNPHPAPFPLALPVRAIYSIMDKRKGTIIDPYCGSGTTLVAAKILGHDFIGIEISGEYVRLAKNRLKNYRSELKSVEEEVAHHIVRKTFKERKEKGEFTGKYSRLPVNSAIF, from the coding sequence ATGAAATTTCCAGATGACTGCCTCAACAGGATATACTGTGCTGAGACACTAAAATTCTTAAGGACTTTGCCTGATGATGTTATTGATATGGGTGTAACATCAGCACCTTATAATAAAGGCGAGAATAAAAAAGGATGGTTAGTGGCAGATGTAAAATATTCAAATACGAGTGATAGATTTCCAGAAGATTTTTATCAACAGAATCAAATAGATGTTTTAGATGAAATGTTCAGAATTATAAAGTCCTGTGGTTCATTCTTTTATAATCATAAAATCAGATGGGAAAAAGGAAAAATGTTTCATCCTATGGACTGGTTAAGAAAAACAAAGTGGACAATAAGACAGGAAATTATTTGGGACAGAATGATAGCAGCAAATATACGAGGTTGGAGATTCTGGCAGGTTGAAGAAAGAATATATTGGCTTTACAAACCTGAAGGAAGAAATCTAATAGGTGAAGAGTTGGAACCTGAACATGCACTGTTAACTTCAATCTGGCGATTTCCACCGGAACAGAAAAATCCACACCCCGCCCCTTTCCCTTTAGCATTGCCAGTCAGAGCAATCTATTCAATTATGGATAAAAGAAAAGGGACAATAATTGACCCCTACTGTGGTAGTGGCACAACTTTGGTGGCAGCAAAAATATTGGGACATGATTTTATCGGCATAGAAATATCTGGTGAATATGTCAGGTTAGCAAAAAATAGATTAAAGAATTATAGGTCCGAACTAAAATCCGTTGAAGAAGAAGTTGCACATCATATTGTCCGAAAAACATTTAAGGAAAGAAAAGAAAAAGGAGAATTTACTGGTAAATACAGCAGACTTCCGGTAAATTCGGCTATATTTTAA
- a CDS encoding 3D domain-containing protein, translated as MTKSGYRAVKNRTVAVDPKIVRLGSIFIDVETGKKYIAEDTGSNVKGFHIDIFIGEGTKENRKKADKYGMQRKLFIVIE; from the coding sequence ATAACAAAATCAGGTTACAGGGCTGTCAAAAATAGAACAGTAGCTGTTGACCCTAAAATTGTCAGATTAGGGTCTATCTTTATAGATGTTGAGACAGGTAAGAAATACATAGCAGAAGATACAGGTAGTAATGTGAAAGGTTTCCATATAGATATATTTATCGGTGAAGGAACAAAAGAGAACAGAAAGAAAGCTGATAAATATGGTATGCAGAGAAAATTATTCATAGTTATTGAATAA
- a CDS encoding LAGLIDADG family homing endonuclease yields the protein MGYPRDYVNRKLNNFELGWLSAAIDGEGSIGVNEKYNVIWVSISNTNKDFINYAKKLLHGNILIRPKTEKRKTLYKTEIGSKEKISCVLRQVIPFLLIKKDIAKTVLEIANRKGIYGIKKCKICNNKHYSKGFCEKHWYIKYGKKYYKSWYQLKKSKTK from the coding sequence ATGGGATATCCAAGAGATTATGTCAATAGAAAATTAAATAATTTTGAACTGGGATGGTTATCTGCAGCAATAGATGGCGAAGGTAGCATTGGTGTTAATGAAAAATATAATGTCATATGGGTATCTATTTCCAATACTAATAAAGATTTTATCAATTATGCTAAAAAATTATTACACGGAAATATACTCATAAGGCCGAAAACAGAAAAAAGAAAAACCTTATATAAAACAGAAATAGGTAGTAAAGAAAAAATATCTTGTGTTTTAAGACAGGTTATACCATTTTTATTAATTAAAAAAGATATAGCCAAAACAGTTTTGGAGATAGCAAATAGAAAAGGTATCTATGGAATTAAGAAATGTAAAATTTGTAACAATAAACATTATTCAAAAGGTTTTTGTGAAAAACACTGGTACATTAAATATGGAAAGAAATATTATAAGTCATGGTATCAATTGAAGAAATCAAAAACAAAATAA